The following are encoded in a window of Malassezia japonica chromosome 7, complete sequence genomic DNA:
- a CDS encoding uncharacterized protein (COG:O; SECRETED:SignalP(1-23); EggNog:ENOG503P0JM), whose amino-acid sequence MVRAQLFLTLLVLLLSVFTTASSEKISFPGDGPKPGDFGYPPEGYEDEKPGTVLRSREIEPTHLGIFKIKATAYQLLYRTSGINSSDPAVAITTVIIPQTHDSDRLVVSATPEDAASYKCRPSALLQSKFLPQFQSIIARIEMVLSNIYLQKGYVVTIPDYEGPRSAFAVGQIGGHAMLDAARATINWKKSELNHNAKVVGVGYSGGAIAAGWAAQLHPSYASDLNAVGFTFGGTPTNLTTLINRADGGVLAGLVALGATGVLNGFPELTSTADKYLTKDGKNAIKYIRSQCAVTSVVPFAFQTIQSSKYIKGGLKIYDVPGIGKVLDSLTLGADESLTPSAPVFMFHATTDEFVPYGPAKIAAKNFCNRGANIEFLTETFTSEHIVAYLGTLTKMIDFIADRFSGKKFHGGKCNFPSISSPLFDLEDDATLLKDLVSAIKTLFGEATDMSLSDMMSTDMKSTSLDM is encoded by the coding sequence ATGGTCCGCGCCCAACTCTTTTTGACCCTTTTGGTCCTTCTTCTTTCCGTGTTCACAACTGCCTCTTCGGAGAAGATCTCGTTCCCTGGCGACGGACCTAAGCCCGGTGACTTCGGTTACCCCCCGGAAGGGTATGAGGATGAGAAGCCCGGCACtgtgctgcgctcgcgcgagatCGAGCCCACTCACCTTGGTATTTTTAAGATCAAGGCTACTGCTTACCAGCTCCTCTACCGTACTTCTGGCATTAACTCGTCTGACCCTGCTGTTGCTATCACTACGGTGATTATTCCCCAGACCCATGATAGCGACCGTCTCGTCGTCAGCGCTACTCCTGAGGATGCCGCCTCGTACAAGTGCCGCCCCAGCGCCCTTCTTCAGAGCAAGTTCCTTCCCCAATTCCAGAGCATCATCGCTCGCATTGAGATGGTTCTCAGCAACATTTACCTGCAAAAGGGATACGTTGTCACCATTCCCGACTACGAAGgtccgcgcagcgccttcGCTGTTGGTCAGATTGGTGGCCACGCGATGCTTGACGCCGCACGTGCCACCATCAACTGGAAGAAGTCGGAGCTGAACCACAACGCGAAGGTTGTCGGTGTGGGCTACTCGGGTGGTGCTATCGCTGCCGGCTgggccgcgcagctgcacccCAGCTACGCCTCCGACCTCAACGCTGTTGGTTTCACCTTTGGTGGCACGCCCACGAACCTCACTACGCTTATTAACCGTGCTGATGGTGGTGTCCTTGCTGGTCTagttgcgctcggcgctaCTGGTGTCCTCAACGGTTTCCCTGAGCTGACGTCCACCGCCGACAAGTACCTGACCAAGGATGGTAAGAACGCCATTAAGTACATCCGCTCGCAGTGCGCCGTGACTAGTGTCGTGCCGTTCGCTTTCCAGACGATCCAGAGTTCCAAGTACATCAAGGGTGGTCTCAAGATCTACGATGTGCCTGGTATTGGCAAGGTGTTGGACAGTCTTACCCTCGGTGCAGACGAGTCCCTGACGCCTTCCGCGCCCGTGTTCATGTTCCATGCTACGACCGATGAGTTCGTTCCCTACGGCCCTGCGAAGATTGCGGCCAAGAACTTTTGCAACCGTGGCGCGAATATCGAATTCCTCACGGAGACGTTCACTTCGGAGCACATTGTCGCCTACTTAGGTACTCTTACCAAGATGATCGACTTTATTGCCGATCGCTTCAGCGGTAAGAAGTTCCACGGTGGCAAGTGCAATTTCCCCTCGATCTCCTCGCCCCTTTTCGACCTGGAGGACGACGCCACCCTGTTGAAGGACCTGGTCAGTGCTATCAAGACGCTTTTCGGCGAGGCTACGGACATGTCGCTGAGCGACATGATGTCGACCGACATGAAGAGCACCTCGCTGGACATGTGA
- a CDS encoding uncharacterized protein (SECRETED:SignalP(1-24); COG:O; EggNog:ENOG503P0JM) gives MFSVGKFSYLFVVFAALFIAAVSAAPAEVVKQGPSRGDWAYPPHGWKDEEPGTVLKTRKVVPHELGIFKINATGYQTLYRTSAQNSSEPMATIMTVLVPNNASMDKVVIANTPEDAAAYKCGPSTALEHSDLVNFEGIIARFEMLLNNLYLQKGYVVVIPDYEGPQAAFGVGPIAGHAVLDSARAARNMNELDLPGDVKFVAIGYSGGAIATGWAVQVHPSYASDVNLVGATLGGTPTDLLALIEHIDGTASAGIIVLGAAGLLNGNPEIRDSAYNKMTKDGINAITWASKNCAAISSVPFAFQKFQSKKYLKGGKNMRDIPLFKNLLDSYTMAQSNSEGPTAPIYMFHAKTDEIIPYSNAKKTAQSWCQKGANIEFQTQTFPTTHIAAYIATFANMVKFVEARFAGKEFHDGGCEFSTTGSPAFNLDDDIALIGDIVDDVKTLFGEATHEN, from the coding sequence ATGTTCTCCGTTGGCAAGTTCTCGTACCTCTTTGTTGTTTTTGCCGCCCTCTTTATTGCGGCTGTCTCTGCGGCCCCGGCGGAGGTCGTCAAGCAGGGCCCTAGCCGTGGCGATTGGGCCTACCCCCCCCACGGCTGGAAGGACGAAGAGCCGGGTACCGTCCTCAAGACGCGCAAGGTTGTCCcccacgagctcggcattTTTAAGATCAATGCTACCGGATACCAGACTCTCTACCGCACGTCTGCCCAAAACTCGTCCGAGCCGATGGCTACCATCATGACGGTTCTCGTGCCCAACAACGCCTCGATGGACAAGGTTGTTATCGCCAACACCCCTGAGGATGCCGCAGCGTACAAGTGTGGCCCTAGCACTGCTCTTGAGCACTCGGACCTGGTCAACTTCGAGGGTATTATTGCCCGCTTCGAGATGCTCCTGAACAACCTGTATCTTCAGAAAGGCTACGTCGTGGTGATTCCCGACTACGAGGGTCCCCAGGCTGCTTTCGGTGTAGGTCCTATCGCTGGTCACGCTGTGTTGGactcggcgcgtgccgcccgcAACATGAACGAACTGGACCTTCCCGGTGATGTCAAGTTTGTCGCGATCGGTTACTCTGGCGGTGCCATCGCCACGGGCTGGGCTGTCCAGGTGCACCCCTCATACGCTTCGGACGTCAACCTGGTCGGCGCTACGCTGGGTGGTACACCTACTGACCTTCTTGCTCTGATTGAACACATTGACGGTACCGCCTCTGCTGGTATTATTGTTCTTGGTGCTGCTGGTCTCCTCAACGGCAACCCGGAGATCCGCGACTCGGCCTACAACAAGATGACCAAGGATGGTATCAACGCCATCACCTGGGCCTCGAAGAATTGTGCCGCAATCTCATCGGTCCCCTTCGCCTTCCAGAAGTTCCAGTCGAAGAAATACCTAAAGGGTGGCAAGAACATGCGCGACATCCCTTTGTTCAAGAACCTTCTGGACTCCTACACCATGGCCCAATCGAACTCCGAAGGTCCTACCGCCCCCATCTACATGTTCCACGCCAAGACCGACGAGATCATTCCTTACAGCAATGCCAAGAAAACCGCTCAGTCGTGGTGCCAGAAGGGTGCCAATATTGAGTTCCAGACTCAGACCTTCCCTACGACGCACATTGCTGCGTACATTGCCACCTTTGCGAACATGGTGAAGTTTGTCGAGGCCCGCTTTGCCGGCAAGGAATTCCACGACGGCGGCTGTGAGTTCAGCACTACTGGCTCGCCTGCCTTCAACCTGGATGACGACATCGCGCTCATCGGCGACATTGTCGACGACGTGAAGACCCTCTTCGGTGAGGCTACTCACGAGAACTAA
- a CDS encoding uncharacterized protein (EggNog:ENOG503P039; COG:I; SECRETED:SignalP(1-23)), producing MFSTGLLRWLVLAVVAVLPLVSALGLVPYPDQDPFYYPPNGWQNKQPGAVLRTRKIQAASVGILKFNLDAWQLLYRSNGNTAHSPYYTVTTVLVPHNAKKDHLVTISSPENANSIRCAPSYAFRYSGVLELTNFEPRWEQMIYTLFLEEGWVVNAPDHEGPNSAFAAGFQGGHMVLDSMRATLKSKDIGMSKNAKIIGHGYSGGSIPNGWAASLLESYAPELNVVGWSLGGTASDPGMTLNFLDGSATAALVLTGAVGLIDGYHDEIYDLFQNQVWTDEGKRAVDVAHNACIYEMVFLYIGQRIQSTKYIKGGHNLTDYPQVAKIMNSLVMGRNPKYTPKKPIFMFHAAYDEEIVWYQANNTAVAWCDNGANVRFLTETSHDLNHVSTYLLNVPYIIQYMRDRFAGKDYYGGGCQFDSMAQDPLFDVSILGERFKEALQAVLDLLGKEIGPNDNIYMSKIRNKQNPNKVGLTHLPGMKSSTITPGDGGNDSPASKAVRKNGKVSDVKLSTKSSHQNKTGNDN from the coding sequence ATGTTCTCTACTGGCCTTCTGCGTTGGCTGGTACTCGCCGTGGTGGCTGTGCTGCCGCTGGTGTCTGCTCTTGGTCTTGTCCCTTACCCTGACCAGGACCCCTTCTACTACCCTCCGAATGGATGGCAGAACAAGCAGCCGGGTGCGGTCCTCCGCACGCGTAAGATCCAGGCTGCCAGCGTTGGTATCCTCAAGTTCAACCTGGACGCCTGGCAGCTGCTGTACCGCTCCAACGGTAACACTGCTCACTCGCCCTACTACACGGTGACCACTGTTCTTGTCCCGCACAATGCCAAGAAGGACCACCTTGTTACCATCTCGTCGCCCGAGAACGCCAACAGCATCCGCTGTGCCCCCAGTTACGCTTTCCGTTACTCGGGTGTTCTTGAGCTCACCAACTTCGAGCCGCGCTGGGAGCAGATGATCTACACTCTCTTCCTCGAGGAGGGCTGGGTTGTCAACGCCCCTGACCACGAGGGTCCCAACTCGGCTTTCGCTGCTGGCTTCCAGGGTGGCCACATGGTCCTTGACTCGATGCGTGCCACGCTCAAGTCGAAGGACATTGGCATGTCGAAGAACGCTAAGATCATTGGTCACGGTTACTCGGGTGGCTCCATCCCCAACGGTTGGGCCGCCAGTCTGCTTGAGTCTTACGCTCCTGAGCTCAACGTCGTTGGCTGGTCGCTCGGTGGTACCGCCTCGGACCCCGGTATGACTCTCAACTTCCTTGACGGTTCGGCTACTGCTGCCCTTGTGCTTACGGGTGCTGTTGGTCTCATTGACGGTTACCACGATGAGATCTACGACCTCTTCCAGAACCAGGTCTGGACTGACGAGGGTAAGCGCGCTGTGGACGTTGCCCACAACGCTTGCATCTACGAGATGGTCTTCCTGTACATCGGCCAGCGCATCCAGTCGACCAAGTACATCAAGGGTGGCCACAACCTGACCGACTACCCCCAGGTCGCCAAGATCATGAACTCGCTTGTGATGGGCCGCAACCCCAAGTACACGCCCAAGAAGCCCATCTTCATGTTCCACGCCGCCTACGATGAGGAGATTGTCTGGTACCAGGCCAACAACACCGCTGTTGCGTGGTGTGACAACGGTGCCAACGTGCGTTTCCTGACCGAGACCTCGCACGACCTCAACCACGTGTCGACCTACCTGCTGAACGTGCCCTACATCATTCAGTACATGCGTGACCGTTTCGCTGGCAAGGACTACTACGGTGGTGGCTGCCAGTTCGATTCGATGGCCCAGGACCCCCTGTTCGATGTGTCGATCCTCGGTGAGCGCTTCAAGGAGGCTCTCCAGGCCGTCCTtgacctgctcggcaaggagaTTGGTCCTAACGACAACATCTACATGAGCAAGATCCGCAACAAGCAGAACCCCAACAAGGTCGGCCTTACTCACCTTCCTGGTATGAAGTCGTCTACCATCACCCCTGGTGACGGTGGTAACGACTCGCCTGCCTCGAAGGCCGTCCGCAAGAACGGCAAGGTCAGCGATGTCAAGCTTAGCACCAAGTCTTCTCACCAGAACAAGACTGGTAACGACAACTAA
- a CDS encoding uncharacterized protein (COG:S; TransMembrane:1 (o273-294i); EggNog:ENOG503P457) has translation MEGDAADLKARNVSFSPMKDYIQLQDGQEASKLSDARQPLKSTPKKSALKPGHQTRLPNAERYQYPDPLLRRLRLINGRGKPVDLKAEFRDAKLVLFYFSSQWNAQHAKGTSRLVADLCRKYPHEIKVIYVSVDTEEKHYIAATRNQPWLSMEWNDGSSENPEEEKKDEKEERKGPQESFLLADDSDLDASVVAADPAGTSYVRPFSRVYMAFKLNILMTPQIAVYNIPRHKFLDTNVRLSRLKPGRAQATIDIWLRGEPSPSINLTDMVYTVPWTAALVVVAIAYCLVAMLGGEQMYISNMIKRFS, from the exons ATGGAGGGCGACGCAGCGGATTTGAAAGCGCGCAACGTATCCTTTAGCCCTATGAAAGACTACATCCAGCTCCAAGACGGCCAGGAGGCGTCAAAATTGAGTGATGCTCGGCAGCCGCTCAAGTCTACGCCGAAAAAATCTGCCCTCAAGCCGGGGCATCAAACACGCCTGCCGAACGCCGAGCGCTACCAGTACCCTGACCCTCTTTTGCGCCGTTTACGTCTGATCAACGGCAGGGGCAAGCCAGTGGATCTGAAAGCAGAATTCCGCGATGCAAAGCTGGTGCTCTTCTACTTCAGCAGCCAGTGGAATGCGCAGCATGCCAAAGGCACGAGCCGC CTGGTGGCCGACCTTTGCCGCAAGTACCCCCATGAGATCAAGGTGATCTATGTGAGTGTCGACACGGAAGAGAAGCACTATATCGCAGCTACGCGCAACCAG CCATGGCTGTCGATGGAATGGAATGACGGCTCGTCTGAGAACCCCGAAGAAGAAAAGAAGGACGAAAAAGAGGAGCGTAAAGGCCCCCAAGAGTCGTTCTTGCTCGCCGATGATTCCGATCTCGACGCTAGCGTCGTGGCCGCCGATCCGGCCGGCACCTCGTACGTGCGCCCGTTCAGCCGGGTGTACATGGCCTTTAAGCTGAACATTCTTATGACGCCCCAGATTGCCGTGTACAATATCCCGCGGCACAAGTTCCTCGATACAAATGTGCGCCTCTCGCGTCTGAAGccgggccgtgcgcaagcCACGATCGACATCTGGCTGCGGGGCGAGCCTTCGCCGTCGATCAACCTCACCGACATGGTGTACACTGTGCCCTGGACCGCCGCTTTGGTGGTCGTGGCGATCGCCTACTGCCTCGTTGCCATGCTTGGCGGCGAGCAGATGTACATTTCCAACATGATCAAGCGGTTTTCGTAG
- a CDS encoding uncharacterized protein (COG:E; MEROPS:MER0011829; EggNog:ENOG503NVW6; BUSCO:EOG09262528): MGALDRKALHASSLILSRACAQSMALAASSVRAQSTLSKAERFVTPVDSTTLPRGYLVASTYAGVKKAISPKPAGDAPASPQNPKPDISLIVSSTPASVAGVFTTNRFKAAPVVHATNALRASTEAFGDKPGPRTLAVLANSGCANAVTGQGGLDDTQELVDLVRSQLMPATKTRSPADSDVLMLSTGVIGVRLPVGTMKRAIQHLVHGQVLQSNADAWMEVAKAYMTTDTFPKLRTRQFTLGNRKCSLVGIDKGAGMIHPHMTSPEGLHATLLGILATDAPIAPSALQECLQEAVRVSFNCISVDGDMSTNDTILALANGQAPEVDNGASVIPAGTEITASSHPEELDAFRKELAALCLELAHLIVRDGEGAEKFVQVRVKGAATYADAHAIASSISTSALVKCAMHGEDANWGRILCAAGYAALPPSDWAVDPSKVNVSFVPPAGVNAASIHTLVNGTPQTVDEALVADLLAHEDICIDVDLQGGSWTPERAEAEAVYWTCDFSKEYITINGDYRT; the protein is encoded by the coding sequence ATGGGCGCGCTTGATCGGAAAGCTTTGCACGCTTCGTCGCTCATTTTGTCGCGTGCGTGTGCCCAGTCTATGGCCCTTGCTGCGTCCTCTGTCCGTGCGCAGTCGACGCTAAGCAAGGCAGAGCGTTTTGTGACGCCGGTCGATTCGacgacgctgccgcgcggTTATCTCGTGGCCAGCACCTACGCCGGCGTCAAGAAGGCGATCAGCCCAAAGCCGGCTGGCGATGCACCTGCCTCGCCCCAAAACCCCAAGCCGGACATTTCCTTGAtcgtctcgagcacgccAGCTTCGGTCGCGGGTGTCTTTACCACGAACCGCTtcaaggcggcgccggtAGTGCATGCTACGAATGCGCTGCGGGCGAGCACCGAGGCGTTTGGCGACAAGCCGGGCCCCCGCACCTTGGCCGTGCTTGCGAATAGCGGCTGTGCGAATGCCGTCACGGGCCAGGGCGGCCTGGACGACACGCAGGAATTGGTCGACCTGGTCCGTTCTCAGCTCATGCCTGCGACCAAGACCCGATCGCCCGCGGATTCCGACGTGTTAATGCTGTCTACGGGTGTGATTggcgtgcgcctgccggTCGGCACTATGAAGCGTGCGATCCAGCACCTGGTGCATGGCCAGGTGCTGCAGAGCAATGCCGATGCATGGATGGAAGTGGCCAAAGCGTACATGACCACGGATACCTTCCCCAAGCTGCGTACGCGCCAGTTTACGCTTGGAAACCGCAAGTGCAGTCTTGTGGGTATTGACAAGGGTGCGGGCATGATCCATCCCCACATGACCTCGCCTGAAGGGCTGCATGCGACGTTGCTCGGTATTCTTGCCACGGATgcgccgatcgcgccgagtgcgctCCAAGAGTGCCTGCAAGAGGCCGTGCGTGTCTCGTTCAACTGCATCAGCGTCGATGGCGACATGAGCACGAACGACACCATCCTCGCACTGGCCAACGGCCAGGCCCCGGAGGTGGACAATGGCGCGTCCGTGATCCCTGCCGGCACAGAGATCACCGCGTCGTCTCATcccgaggagctcgacgcctTCCGCAAAGAGCTGGCGGCGCTTTGCCTggagcttgcgcacctgATTGTGCGCGATGGCGAAGGTGCCGAAAAGTTTGTGCAAGTGCGCGTCAAAGGTGCGGCGACCTacgccgatgcgcacgcgaTTGCCTCGTCGATCAGCACCTCTGCGCTGGTCAAGTGCGCGATGCACGGTGAGGATGCCAACTGGGGCCGTATTCTGTGTGCGGCCGGCTACGCTGCTCTTCCGCCTTCGGACTGGGCCGTGGATCCGAGCAAGGTGAACGTGTCATTTGTGCCGCCGGCCGGTGTGAATGCTGCGTCGATTCACACGCTGGTCAACGGCACGCCTCAGACGGTGGATGAGGCGCTGGTGGCAGACTTGCTTGCGCACGAAGACATCTGCATTGATGTCGACCTACAGGGCGGCTCGTGGACccccgagcgcgccgaggccgaggccgtgtACTGGACGTGTGATTTTAGCAAAGAGTACATCACGATCAACGGCGACTACCGCACATAG
- a CDS encoding uncharacterized protein (TransMembrane:8 (o21-40i52-74o94-116i202-224o236-256i268-291o311-332i344-364o); COG:P; EggNog:ENOG503NURW) — protein sequence MADEEVCVGAKGEVDNLGVRIGAIFIILASSAFFTLLPIVTRRIPKLTVPSAIYDFTKYFGSGVIIATGFIHLLEPANESLTQPCLVPAFSEHYPMAYAFALISMMLVFISEFFAYRLGSAMIAKKIGGVAHHHASGHMDAHAHIHEHHSHHHHHEPQHDHHHADEEELIHDALAPAGQKDKLMDVEEGSQLSMNPGATSEVIGVFVLEFGVIFHSVIIGLTLATTEWNSEDGDKFVVLFPVIVFHQLFEGIGLGSRLSLLPQSLGTLLPVLMGLAYSVVTPIGMAIGLGVRSSYTADTPTGYYVTGTFDAFSAGILIYTGLVELLAHDFIFNDAMQKAPMGKVLLNMFEVCLGIAIMALLGRWA from the coding sequence ATGGCGGATGAAGAAGTCTGTGTAGGAGCCAAAGGTGAGGTCGACAACCTTGGAGTGCGTATTGGCGCCATTTTCATCATCCTGGCCAGCTCGGCCTTCTTCACGCTCCTTCCTATTGTTACGCGCCGTATCCCGAAGCTCACGGTCCCCTCGGCCATCTATGACTTTACCAAGTACttcggcagcggcgtcaTTATTGCGACGGGTTTCATCCATCTACTGGAGCCCGCGAACGAATCACTGACGCAACCCTGCCTCGTCCCCGCTTTCTCGGAGCACTACCCCATGGCGTATGCGTTCGCACTAATTTCGATGATGCTCGTGTTTATTAGCGAGTTCTTTGCGTACCGCCTTGGCTCGGCCATGATTGCCAAGAAAATTGGAGGTGTTGCGCACCACCACGCCTCGGGCCATATGGACGCTCACGCTCATATCCATGAGCACCACAGCCACCACCACCACCACGAACCCCAGCATGACCACCACCATGCGGATGAGGAAGAGCTGATCCACGATGCGCTTGCCCCTGCTGGCCAGAAGGACAAGCTCATGGATGTCGAAGAGGGCAGCCAACTGTCGATGAACCCCGGCGCCACCTCTGAGGTAATTGGTGTGTTTGTGCTGGAGTTTGGTGTGATTTTCCACTCGGTCATTATTGGCCTGACACTCGCCACGACCGAGTGGAACTCGGAAGATGGCGACAAGTTTGTCGTTCTGTTCCCTGTCATTGTATTCCACCAGCTCTTTGAGGGCATCGGTCTCGGCTCGCGTCTGTCGCTTTTGCCCCAGTCGCTCGGGACCTTGCTGCCTGTGCTCATGGGCCTTGCCTACTCGGTGGTCACGCCGATCGGCATGGCGATTGGCCTTGGTGTGCGCTCGTCCTACACCGCAGATACCCCTACTGGCTACTATGTGACGGGTACCTTTGACGCCTTCTCGGCAGGTATTTTGATCTACACGGGCCTCGTGGAGCTGCTGGCTCACGATTTCATCTTTAACGATGCTATGCAAAAGGCGCCGATGGGCAAGGTGCTCCTCAACATGTTTGAGGTGTGCCTCGGCATTGCAATCATGGCGCTCTTGGGCCGCTGGGCATGA
- the cwf19 gene encoding Pre-mRNA-splicing factor cwf19 (COG:S; EggNog:ENOG503NXTC) has product MSLGDPESTNENDYFGSIGKEKEKAPGPEKRNPDELQVFSRELNPMLNPDSTAPEPVPAPREAQYGAPGHKWRMMKLRRTYEIAEQSGVPVEQVALERYGSMDAFDEARRERQFLEDAETPAGDTSKASAPPPRSGNASVFRRPAPSPMERPSPSVASAKAPAQDSVRIPSVLPRAAAPSNDQPSPSLTDLNKLEAKALRAEMANRPDAPALRAELDKAKAAASSQSTQGTVEALPVLDGYGRMYDLGTSTAAELEEQASTKKRAKDAEEPTDESLAELVRQERLSAGRMDQKNGDAALAQQIATDHGFEDDLEYMDDEAQRFARKKMRDDAMKRQFAIQDFARTKKALDECNFCWQDEGRMPPRANIVSTGTLVYLALPDREPLVDGHCWIVPMQHHVSSLDVDEDGWTEIRNFMKCLIRMAASRNQSMVFFETVLSLRQQKHTYIEAVPIPNDAFAELPAYFKTSLSEVESEWSDHKQIIYFSEERPFQRSMVSKLPYFMIQWDYKGQRGYGHIIESRDDEHGYRQAGPNNDDEAVYGDGDHLGGSGFPKYFAQEIIGSLLDLEPYKWRRPRHVQGMAQHLARFRASWAPFDWTNLVAEGS; this is encoded by the coding sequence AtgtcgctcggcgatcCCGAATCGACAAACGAGAACGACTACTTTGGATCGATCGGCAAAGAAAAAGAAAAAGCGCCCGGGCCAGAGAAGCGTAAccccgacgagctgcaggtCTTTTCGCGCGAGCTGAATCCTATGCTTAACCCAGACAGCACTGCCCCTGAGCCTGTTCCTGCCCctcgcgaggcgcagtaCGGCGCGCCTGGGCACAAGTGGCGGATGATgaagctgcggcgcacgtacgAAATTGCAGAGCAGTCCGGCGTGCCCGTTGAAcaggtcgcgctcgagcgctaTGGGTCTATGGACGCCTTTGACGAAGCCCGGCGTGAGCGGCAATTCCTCGAGGATGCGGAGACGCCAGCGGGCGACACGTCCAAAGCGAGTGCCCCCCCGCCTCGGTCGGGTAACGCGAGCGTCTTTcgccgtcctgcgccgtcgcccatGGAGCGCCCTAGCCCGTCTGTTGCGTCCGCGAAGGCTCCGGCGCAAGACAGCGTGCGCATCCCCAGTGTTCTAccccgcgctgcagcgccgagcaATGACCAGCCCTCTCCCAGCCTCACGGACCTCAACAAGCTCGAAGCCAAGGCGCTTCGTGCCGAGATGGCGAATCGTCCTGATGCGCCTGCACTGCGTGCGGAACTCGACAAGGCCAAAGCAGCCGCTTCCTCCCAAAGCACGCAAGGCACTGTCGAAGCGCTGCCCGTCCTCGATGGCTACGGACGCATGTATGACCTCGGCACCAGCACTGcggcggagctcgaggagcaaGCGTCGACCAAGAAGCGGGCCAAAGACGCCGAGGAGCCCACCGACGAGTCGCTTGCGGAGCTGGTACGCCAAGAGCGGCTCAGCGCCGGCCGTATGGACCAGAAGAATGGCGAtgccgcgcttgcgcagcaaATTGCGACCGACCACGGCTTTGAGGACGACCTCGAGTAcatggacgacgaggcgcagcgctttGCGCGCAAAAAGATGCGGGATGATGCGATGAAGCGCCAGTTTGCCATCCAAGACTTTGCGCGCACGAAAAAAGCGCTGGATGAATGCAACTTTTGCTGGCAAGACGAAGGGCGGATGCCCCCCCGAGCCAACATTGTGTCGACTGGCACCCTGGTCTATCTCGCGCTCCCCGACCGTGAACCACTTGTGGATGGCCACTGCTGGATTGTTCCGATGCAACACCACGTCAgctcgctcgacgtggaCGAAGACGGATGGACCGAGATCCGCAACTTTATGAAATGTCTGATTCGCATGGCCGCGAGCCGCAACCAATCCATGGTCTTTTTCGAGACAGTGCTCTCCCTTCGCCAGCAAAAGCACACCTACATCGAGGCTGTGCCGATTCCCAACGACGCGTTTGCGGAGCTGCCTGCCTACTTCAAGACCTCGCTCTCGGAGGTCGAGTCGGAGTGGTCTGACCACAAGCAGATCATCTACTTTTCCGAGGAGCGTCCCTTCCAGAGGAGTATGGTATCCAAGCTCCCCTATTTTATGATCCAGTGGGACTACAAAGGCCAGCGTGGCTATGGACATATTAtcgagtcgcgcgacgacgagcacggcTACCGGCAAGCGGGCCCCAACAATGACGACGAAGCGGTCTatggcgacggcgaccaCCTCGGTGGTAGCGGCTTCCCCAAGTACTTTGCGCAAGAGATCATTGGGAGCCTGCTCGATCTCGAGCCGTACAAGTGGCGCCGTCCGCGGCATGTGCAAGGCATGGcccagcacctcgcgcgcttcCGCGCCTCGTGGGCGCCGTTTGATTGGACAAATCTCGTGGCGGAAGGCTCCTAG
- a CDS encoding uncharacterized protein (COG:J; EggNog:ENOG503NTXF), translating to MVRGPRHHLKHLAAPSSWMLDKLSGTYASRPSTGPHKLREALPLTVLLRNRLKYALTGREVMSITMQRIIKVDGKVRTDPTYPTGFQDVVSIERSGEHFRILYDVKGRFIVHRITEEEASYKLLKVKRVQLGAKGVPHIVTHDGRTLRYPDPLVRVNDTVKFDVVNNKMVDFIKFDTGAQVMITGGRNVGRAGVILARERHHGGFDIVHLRDPAGREFSTRLSNVFVIGDAEKRWISMPRGGGVKLTITEERDQKRKQRENAQ from the exons ATGGTTCGCGGACCGCGTCACCACTTGAAGCACCTTGCTGCCCCCAGCTCGTGGATGCTGGACAAG CTGTCCGGCACCTatgcgtcgcgcccgagcaCCGGTCCTCACAAGCTCCGTGAGGCCCTTCCCCTGACC GTTCTTCTGCGCAACCGCTTGAAGTACGCCCTCACTGGCCGTGAGGTGATGAGCATCACCATGCAGCGCATCATCAAGGTCGACGGCAAGGTTCGCACCGACCCGACCTACCCCACCGGTTTCCAGGACGTTGTCTCGATCGAGCGCTCGGGTGAGCACTTCCGTATCCTCTACGACGTCAAGGGCCGCTTCATTGTGCACCGCATcaccgaggaggaggctTCGTATAAGCTCCTCAAGGTGAAGCGTGTTCAGCTCGGTGCCAAGGGTGTGCCGCACATTGTTACCCACGATGGCCGCACTCTCCGTTACCCCGACCCCCTTGTCCGCGTCAACGACACTGTCAAGTTCGACGTTGTGAACAACAAGATGGTCGACTTTATCAAGTTCGACACGGGTGCGCAGGTTATGATCACGGGTGGCCGTAACGTTGGCCGTGCTGGTGTGATCCTcgcccgcgagcgccaccACGGTGGTTTCGACATTGTCCACCTCCGTGACCCCGCTGGCCGTGAGTTCTCCACCCGTCTCAGCAACGTCTTTGTCATTGGTGACGCTGAGAAGCGCTGGATCTCCATGCCCCGCGGCGGTGGTGTTAAGCTCACCATCACTGAGGAGCGTGACCAGAAGAGGAAGCAGCGCGAGAACGCCCAGTAA